In Rathayibacter sp. VKM Ac-2762, one DNA window encodes the following:
- a CDS encoding MFS transporter translates to MSRRLPTVRHGVGFWIVAATFLLVMAYSTVPTPLYPLYQQLDGFPPFVITVVFAAYAVGVIVSLYLAGHVSDWLGRRRVLLIAVLVSAVSAVLFSLTTEVPGLIVARFVNGVSIGMLTATATAHLGELRARARPDENTIVAASISGAVNLGGLSLGPLLGGVFAEFLPDPLLLPHQVFLVALLVAGLALLLVPETVDVPETAPAYRPQRLSVPADARRAFLLAAFGAFSAFSVLGLFTSLAPTFLVQTFQVRDHLLAGATSFAVFASAALGQLLLVKVGTRLQLSIAVAGCAVGLAAVAAGAIAPQLGVFLAGAVVSGFGVGLLFKGSIGTAVALADPARRGETLAVVFLVAYTGLAVPALAAGAALNLVAATIVLTVFAALVLAATATAGVLLRARTVAAGR, encoded by the coding sequence GTGAGCCGCCGGCTGCCGACGGTGCGCCACGGCGTCGGCTTCTGGATCGTCGCCGCGACCTTCCTGCTCGTGATGGCGTACTCGACGGTGCCGACTCCGCTCTACCCGCTCTACCAGCAGCTCGACGGCTTCCCGCCGTTCGTGATCACCGTCGTCTTCGCCGCCTACGCGGTCGGAGTGATCGTGAGCCTGTACCTCGCCGGTCACGTCAGCGACTGGCTCGGCCGCCGCCGAGTGCTGCTGATCGCGGTGCTCGTCTCGGCGGTCTCGGCCGTGCTCTTCTCGCTGACGACGGAGGTGCCGGGGCTGATCGTCGCCCGCTTCGTCAACGGCGTCAGCATCGGGATGCTCACCGCCACGGCGACCGCCCACCTCGGCGAGCTGCGCGCCCGCGCCCGGCCCGACGAGAACACGATCGTCGCCGCGTCGATCTCGGGCGCGGTGAACCTCGGCGGACTCTCGCTGGGCCCGTTGCTCGGCGGGGTCTTCGCCGAGTTCCTGCCCGATCCGCTCCTCCTGCCGCACCAGGTGTTCCTGGTCGCGCTGCTCGTGGCGGGCCTGGCGCTGCTCCTCGTGCCCGAGACGGTCGACGTGCCGGAGACGGCGCCCGCCTACCGGCCGCAGCGGCTCTCGGTGCCGGCGGACGCGCGCCGGGCGTTCCTGCTCGCGGCGTTCGGAGCGTTCTCGGCCTTCTCCGTCCTCGGCCTCTTCACCTCGCTCGCACCGACGTTCCTGGTGCAGACCTTCCAGGTGCGCGACCACCTGCTGGCCGGCGCGACGTCCTTCGCCGTGTTCGCCTCCGCGGCCCTCGGCCAGCTGCTGCTCGTGAAGGTGGGGACGCGCCTGCAGCTCTCGATCGCGGTGGCGGGCTGCGCGGTCGGGCTCGCGGCGGTCGCGGCCGGAGCGATCGCTCCGCAGCTGGGGGTGTTCCTCGCCGGCGCCGTCGTCTCGGGCTTCGGGGTGGGGCTGCTCTTCAAGGGGTCGATCGGCACAGCGGTCGCCCTCGCGGATCCCGCCCGCCGGGGCGAGACCCTGGCGGTGGTGTTCCTGGTCGCGTACACGGGACTCGCGGTGCCCGCACTGGCGGCGGGAGCGGCGCTCAACCTCGTCGCCGCGACGATCGTGCTGACGGTGTTCGCGGCGCTCGTGCTGGCGGCGACCGCGACGGCCGGCGTGCTGCTGCGCGCCCGCACCGTGGCGGCCGGGCGATGA
- a CDS encoding FAD-dependent oxidoreductase: protein MTVAGDLPQVRLYGRRESRDAWEIRDLLSRSVVSFSWTPIDTDEQCLAVAGHPLATASLPLVVFPDGSRASDPTLAEVAARLGWVGSPRLAEYDLSIYGAGPAGLSAAVYAASEGLKVVVLERSAIGGQAGSSSLIENYLGFPHGIAGADLAERARQQAVSFGAELLRMREGIRGRFADDRIHALLADGTTVVARTNICATGIQWRRLGLEREDELLGVGLYYGAGTSEAPLCEGEDVVVVGGGNSAGQAVMNLSAHARHVTMLVRGPDLADSLSSYLAERVVRQPNVTILLDSRVTRLHGADALESIEVENSATGAHGALATSHLFVCIGGEPDTTWAAETAIVRDSGGYLVTGPDLAGEHAAPDWPLERAPFYLETSVPGSFAAGDVRRSSVKRVASAVGEGAMAVTFAHRHLQETS, encoded by the coding sequence GTGACCGTGGCCGGGGACCTCCCGCAGGTCCGCCTCTACGGGCGGCGCGAGAGCCGCGACGCGTGGGAGATCCGCGACCTCCTCTCGCGCAGCGTCGTCTCGTTCTCGTGGACGCCGATCGACACGGACGAGCAGTGCCTCGCCGTCGCCGGGCATCCGCTCGCCACCGCGTCGCTCCCCCTCGTGGTGTTCCCGGACGGCAGCCGCGCCTCCGATCCGACGCTCGCCGAGGTCGCGGCCCGGCTCGGCTGGGTGGGCTCGCCGCGGCTCGCGGAGTACGACCTCTCCATCTACGGAGCCGGCCCGGCCGGGCTCTCGGCCGCCGTGTACGCCGCCTCGGAGGGGCTGAAGGTCGTGGTCCTCGAGCGCTCGGCGATCGGCGGGCAGGCCGGCTCCAGCAGCCTGATCGAGAACTACCTCGGCTTCCCGCACGGGATCGCGGGAGCCGATCTGGCCGAGCGCGCGCGGCAGCAGGCCGTCTCGTTCGGCGCCGAGCTGCTGCGGATGCGCGAGGGGATCCGCGGGCGCTTCGCCGACGACCGGATCCACGCGCTGCTCGCCGACGGGACGACCGTCGTCGCCCGCACCAACATCTGCGCCACGGGCATCCAGTGGCGCCGGCTCGGCCTCGAGCGCGAGGACGAGCTGCTCGGCGTCGGCCTCTACTACGGTGCCGGCACGAGCGAGGCGCCGCTCTGCGAGGGCGAGGACGTCGTGGTCGTCGGAGGCGGCAACTCGGCCGGGCAGGCCGTGATGAACCTCTCGGCGCACGCGCGGCACGTGACCATGCTGGTCCGCGGCCCGGATCTGGCCGACAGCCTCTCCTCCTACCTCGCGGAGCGCGTCGTCCGGCAGCCGAACGTGACGATCCTCCTCGACTCGCGCGTCACCCGCCTGCACGGCGCCGACGCCCTCGAGTCGATCGAGGTCGAGAACTCGGCGACCGGCGCGCACGGGGCGCTCGCCACCTCCCACCTCTTCGTCTGCATCGGCGGCGAGCCGGACACGACGTGGGCGGCGGAGACCGCGATCGTCCGCGACTCCGGCGGCTACCTCGTGACGGGACCGGACCTCGCCGGCGAGCACGCCGCTCCCGACTGGCCGCTCGAGCGGGCGCCGTTCTACCTCGAGACCAGCGTCCCCGGCTCCTTCGCCGCGGGGGACGTGCGCCGCAGCTCGGTCAAGCGCGTCGCCTCCGCCGTCGGCGAGGGCGCGATGGCCGTCACCTTCGCCCACCGCCACCTGCAGGAGACCTCGTGA
- a CDS encoding helix-turn-helix domain-containing protein, translated as MTLQDLADELAQALDRPVTIEDASSRVLVATRAREEAPRDGVFPVQDPRGRLATLLLPRERPAPLTPAEYSLIDAAVGAIRRLLGPSTRAGGSSRRADVLAALLAADGGTRRASFAEAVERRWLRRDAQTVVRAVRLTGPTGSLQRTALARRIDASAASGLTFLGDQEGVLFFVSVEAPEAAAEADDVLRAEARGRGTAVDAIGSARFDVRDDDLLPTAERAALAATIVGSLPDGRGRADIAELGAWVLLASIGADSSQLAMLSPAAAMLLERGDEVQRRTVEAYLDVRGSVREACGLLHIHRTTLYYRLDNLPEAVREALDDGLARSTLHLCLKLMKFRDGLERRRAS; from the coding sequence ATGACTCTGCAGGACCTCGCCGACGAGCTCGCCCAGGCTCTCGACCGCCCGGTGACGATCGAGGACGCCTCGAGCCGGGTACTGGTGGCGACGCGCGCGCGCGAGGAGGCGCCCCGCGACGGGGTGTTCCCCGTCCAGGATCCGCGGGGCCGGCTCGCGACCCTCCTCCTCCCCCGGGAGCGGCCCGCGCCGCTCACTCCGGCCGAGTACTCGCTCATCGATGCGGCCGTCGGAGCGATCCGCCGCCTCCTCGGCCCCTCGACGCGGGCGGGCGGCAGCTCCCGGCGCGCGGACGTCCTCGCGGCGCTCCTGGCGGCCGACGGCGGCACCCGGCGCGCCTCCTTCGCCGAGGCGGTCGAGCGCCGCTGGCTGCGCCGTGACGCCCAGACCGTGGTCCGCGCGGTGCGGCTGACCGGCCCGACCGGCTCCCTCCAGCGGACGGCGCTGGCGCGGCGGATCGACGCGAGCGCCGCCTCCGGGCTGACGTTCCTCGGCGACCAGGAGGGCGTGCTGTTCTTCGTGAGCGTGGAGGCGCCCGAGGCCGCCGCGGAGGCGGACGACGTCCTGCGGGCGGAGGCGCGCGGCCGCGGCACGGCCGTCGACGCGATCGGCTCGGCGCGCTTCGACGTCCGCGACGACGACCTCCTCCCGACCGCCGAGCGGGCCGCCCTCGCGGCGACCATCGTCGGCTCCCTGCCCGACGGCCGCGGCCGGGCCGACATCGCCGAGCTCGGGGCCTGGGTGCTCCTCGCCTCGATCGGGGCGGACAGCTCGCAGCTCGCCATGCTCTCGCCGGCCGCGGCGATGCTGCTCGAGCGGGGCGACGAGGTGCAGCGGCGGACGGTCGAGGCCTACCTCGACGTGCGCGGCAGCGTGCGGGAGGCGTGCGGGCTCCTCCACATCCACCGCACCACGCTCTACTACCGCCTCGACAACCTGCCCGAGGCGGTCCGGGAGGCGCTCGACGACGGCCTCGCCCGCAGCACGCTGCACCTCTGCCTCAAGCTGATGAAGTTCCGCGACGGGCTCGAGCGGCGGCGGGCCTCGTGA
- a CDS encoding alpha/beta fold hydrolase, producing MTGRAATSRHEFRVDSRTLVAHDFLGTRAPRAVVVWCGGTPHTGALLAPHVDAAAARGIRLVSVARPGFGGSMRAPGRSIADAAADVLRVADLLGIERFVVTGYSGGGPHALAVGALGGDRVLGVATFGSPAPFSDDGAWFDGMQDPGALRSARDGRAAREEWGGDCPLRSGAVHR from the coding sequence ATGACCGGACGCGCCGCTACGTCCCGGCACGAGTTCCGCGTCGACTCGCGCACGCTCGTCGCCCACGACTTCCTCGGCACTCGAGCCCCCCGCGCTGTCGTCGTCTGGTGCGGAGGGACACCGCACACCGGCGCACTCCTCGCTCCCCACGTCGACGCCGCTGCGGCGCGCGGCATCCGGCTCGTCTCCGTCGCCCGTCCCGGCTTCGGCGGCTCGATGCGCGCTCCCGGACGGAGCATCGCGGATGCGGCCGCCGATGTGCTCCGCGTCGCCGACCTGCTCGGGATCGAGCGCTTCGTGGTGACGGGCTACTCCGGCGGCGGCCCGCACGCGCTGGCCGTCGGGGCTCTCGGAGGTGATCGCGTCCTGGGCGTCGCGACGTTCGGCAGCCCGGCGCCCTTCAGTGACGACGGAGCGTGGTTCGACGGCATGCAGGATCCGGGCGCTCTCCGCAGCGCGCGCGACGGCCGGGCTGCGCGCGAGGAGTGGGGGGGCGACTGCCCGCTTCGATCCGGAGCAGTTCACCGGTGA
- a CDS encoding DUF1905 domain-containing protein, which yields MSAGPLDLAFTAPIGVAVKGDLWSCVEVPGSVELLGTGRSVKVVATVDGEPVTAGLLPNGTGGHMLSISAKLRKTIGKDLGDVVTVHLTERLS from the coding sequence ATGAGCGCCGGCCCCCTCGACCTCGCCTTCACCGCCCCGATCGGTGTCGCCGTGAAGGGCGACCTCTGGTCGTGCGTCGAGGTGCCCGGCTCCGTCGAGCTGCTCGGCACAGGGAGGTCGGTGAAGGTGGTCGCCACCGTCGACGGCGAGCCGGTGACCGCGGGCCTGCTGCCGAACGGCACCGGCGGTCACATGCTGTCGATCAGCGCGAAACTGCGGAAGACGATCGGCAAGGACCTCGGCGACGTCGTCACCGTCCACCTGACCGAGCGCCTGAGCTGA
- a CDS encoding putative immunity protein, with protein MSGAEEPAWADPEPEVHRALARWAAECAERALPAFEEWDPDDPRPRRALDVLLAWERGEAPMTECRSAAFAAHAAARAATQAGEPAATAAARAAGQAAAVAHMVDHCSHAAVYAAKAVGLRGSDADRDAERRHQWQGLDPALRSLGFPKGL; from the coding sequence GTGAGCGGAGCGGAGGAGCCGGCCTGGGCGGATCCGGAGCCGGAGGTCCACCGGGCGCTCGCGCGGTGGGCGGCGGAGTGCGCGGAGCGCGCCCTCCCGGCGTTCGAGGAGTGGGACCCGGACGATCCCCGGCCCCGGCGCGCGCTCGACGTCCTCCTCGCGTGGGAGCGGGGCGAGGCTCCGATGACGGAGTGCCGCTCGGCGGCCTTCGCGGCGCACGCCGCAGCCCGCGCCGCGACGCAGGCGGGCGAGCCGGCCGCCACCGCTGCCGCGCGGGCGGCCGGGCAGGCCGCAGCCGTCGCGCACATGGTCGATCACTGCTCGCACGCCGCCGTGTACGCCGCGAAGGCGGTCGGACTCCGGGGGAGCGACGCCGACCGGGACGCGGAGCGCCGTCACCAGTGGCAGGGCCTCGACCCCGCGCTGCGCTCCCTCGGCTTCCCGAAGGGGCTGTGA
- a CDS encoding PepSY-associated TM helix domain-containing protein, translating to MTTTATRPRDSADTPPPPRRSSGGWLGQLLLRLHFSAALFVGPFILVAATSGALYALTPQLEQVVYAQELHAPEADTYLPLADQIDAADAYTGGGQSIVAVRPAPNPGDTTRVMYADPALGASETRAVFIDPATADVRGDLTAYGTSGALPLRTWISDLHRTLHLGDVGRSYSELAASWLGVVALAGLGLWIIRLRRARVKRDLLRPAPRTTGYKRLFSWHASTGVWLLVGALFLSTTGITWSLYGGGNFETLRSAVGWTTPSLGTTLGDRTGEVADEHAGHAGHGAATGDAVESTAGYSPAAYDSVLSVAREVNVNTGLVEIRPPAAEGSAWVVQEIQRSFPTEVDGVAIDGSTMQVVDRVDFADFGLVAKLSRWGIDTHMGSMFGLPNQLLLFVTAAGIATMVVLGYLMWWKRRPTRGPRRLGGTPPARGALRRAPWWGVASVLVVAAAVGLFLPLLGASLAAFVVVDTLLGLRPAHR from the coding sequence ATGACCACCACCGCCACGAGACCCCGCGACTCCGCCGACACCCCGCCCCCGCCGCGCAGAAGCAGCGGAGGCTGGCTCGGACAGCTGCTGCTCCGCCTGCACTTCTCCGCCGCCCTGTTCGTCGGGCCGTTCATCCTCGTCGCCGCGACCAGCGGAGCGCTCTACGCACTCACCCCGCAGCTCGAGCAGGTCGTCTACGCGCAGGAGCTGCACGCCCCCGAAGCGGACACCTACCTGCCCCTGGCCGACCAGATCGACGCCGCCGACGCGTACACCGGAGGCGGGCAGAGCATCGTCGCCGTCCGCCCCGCCCCGAACCCCGGCGACACCACCCGGGTGATGTACGCGGACCCGGCGCTCGGCGCCAGCGAGACCCGCGCGGTCTTCATCGACCCGGCCACCGCCGACGTCCGCGGCGACCTCACCGCCTACGGCACCAGCGGCGCCCTGCCGTTGCGGACCTGGATCAGCGACCTGCACCGGACGCTGCACCTCGGGGACGTGGGCCGCTCCTACAGCGAGCTCGCCGCCTCGTGGCTGGGGGTCGTCGCCCTCGCCGGCCTGGGCCTCTGGATCATCCGCCTCCGCCGCGCCCGCGTGAAGAGGGACCTGCTGCGCCCCGCGCCGAGGACCACCGGCTACAAGCGCCTGTTCTCCTGGCACGCCTCCACCGGCGTCTGGCTGCTCGTCGGCGCCCTGTTCCTCTCGACCACAGGCATCACCTGGTCGCTCTACGGAGGCGGGAACTTCGAGACCCTCCGCTCCGCAGTCGGCTGGACCACGCCCTCGCTGGGGACGACGCTCGGCGACCGGACCGGCGAGGTGGCCGACGAGCACGCCGGGCACGCCGGACACGGCGCGGCCACCGGCGACGCCGTCGAGTCGACGGCGGGCTACTCTCCGGCCGCCTACGACTCGGTGCTCTCGGTCGCCCGCGAGGTCAACGTGAACACGGGACTGGTCGAGATCCGGCCGCCCGCGGCGGAGGGCTCGGCCTGGGTCGTGCAGGAGATCCAGCGCAGCTTCCCGACCGAGGTCGACGGCGTCGCGATCGACGGGAGCACGATGCAGGTCGTCGACCGGGTCGACTTCGCCGACTTCGGCCTCGTCGCCAAGCTCTCCCGCTGGGGCATCGACACGCACATGGGCTCGATGTTCGGGCTGCCCAACCAGCTGCTGCTGTTCGTCACCGCGGCCGGCATCGCCACGATGGTCGTGCTCGGGTACCTGATGTGGTGGAAGCGCCGCCCCACCCGCGGCCCCCGGCGGCTCGGCGGCACCCCGCCGGCCCGGGGAGCGCTCCGGCGCGCGCCGTGGTGGGGAGTCGCGTCCGTCCTGGTCGTCGCCGCCGCGGTCGGGCTGTTCCTCCCGCTCCTGGGGGCGAGCCTTGCGGCCTTCGTGGTCGTCGACACGCTGCTGGGGCTCCGACCCGCGCACCGCTGA
- a CDS encoding Dyp-type peroxidase: MSEDRETGHGADERPRSAVSRRRLLLGGAVAGIGAAGAIGADQLLGRGGAAPAAAAALNGDETIPFHGAHQAGIAATPQAHATFVALDLRESTDRDGLRRMLRILSDDAARLTQGQPALADSEPELGVVPARLTVTFGFGPRLVSLAAGDAAKPAWLAPLPAFGIDRLEEQWNDGDLLLQFHADDAFTIAHALRMLLKNTRTFATVRWTQTGFRRAHGSEKAGTTMRNLFGQVDGTVNPRPEDVDFDELVWVRDGWLAGGTGLVLRRIRMDLDKWDRLDRSGREQSVGRTLANGAPLTGTAEADEPDFEATTAIGFPVIPEFSHMRRARSENTAERFHRRAYNYDDTPTGEDISNSGLIFAAYQADVTAQFVPIQMRLDELDLLNEWTTPIGSAVFAIPPGCVEGGYIGDTLL, from the coding sequence ATGAGCGAGGACCGCGAGACCGGCCACGGCGCCGACGAGCGCCCGCGCAGCGCCGTCAGCCGGCGACGGCTCCTCCTCGGCGGAGCAGTCGCCGGCATCGGCGCGGCCGGTGCGATCGGAGCGGACCAGCTGCTCGGCCGCGGCGGCGCTGCGCCGGCAGCGGCCGCGGCGCTGAACGGCGACGAGACGATCCCCTTCCACGGTGCGCACCAGGCGGGGATCGCCGCGACACCGCAGGCGCACGCGACCTTCGTCGCCCTCGATCTGCGCGAGAGCACCGACCGGGACGGGCTGCGGCGGATGCTGCGCATCCTGTCCGACGACGCCGCGCGCCTCACCCAGGGGCAGCCGGCCCTGGCCGACTCCGAGCCCGAGCTCGGCGTGGTCCCCGCCCGCCTCACCGTGACCTTCGGGTTCGGGCCGAGGCTCGTGTCCCTCGCGGCCGGCGATGCGGCGAAGCCGGCCTGGCTGGCACCGCTGCCCGCGTTCGGGATCGACCGGCTCGAGGAGCAGTGGAACGACGGGGACCTGCTGCTGCAGTTCCACGCCGACGACGCGTTCACGATCGCGCACGCGCTGCGGATGCTGCTGAAGAACACCCGCACCTTCGCGACCGTCCGCTGGACCCAGACCGGATTCCGCCGGGCGCACGGCTCCGAGAAGGCCGGCACCACGATGCGGAACCTGTTCGGCCAGGTCGACGGGACCGTCAATCCGCGCCCCGAGGACGTCGACTTCGACGAGCTGGTCTGGGTCCGCGACGGCTGGCTGGCCGGCGGCACCGGGCTGGTGCTGCGCCGGATCCGGATGGACCTCGACAAGTGGGACCGCCTGGACCGCAGCGGCCGCGAGCAGTCCGTCGGGCGGACCCTCGCGAACGGCGCGCCCCTCACCGGGACGGCGGAGGCCGACGAGCCCGACTTCGAGGCGACGACGGCCATCGGCTTCCCGGTGATCCCGGAGTTCTCGCACATGAGGCGCGCCCGCTCGGAGAACACCGCCGAGCGCTTCCACCGCCGCGCCTACAACTACGACGACACCCCGACGGGCGAGGACATCTCGAACTCCGGGCTGATCTTCGCGGCGTACCAGGCCGACGTCACCGCGCAGTTCGTGCCGATCCAGATGCGACTGGACGAGCTGGACCTGCTCAACGAGTGGACGACGCCGATCGGCTCCGCCGTCTTCGCGATCCCGCCGGGCTGCGTCGAGGGCGGCTACATCGGCGACACCCTCCTCTGA
- a CDS encoding copper chaperone PCu(A)C, protein MRTRHVTTLSALSAAALLALTGCSAGASGSPSAEVAPAATEVSITDGWVKAADSGMSAAFGELENSGTEDVTVVSATSAASSELELHETVANESGEMVMRAKESGFTIPAGGSLELAPGGNHIMLMDLTAPIVAGDEVTVTLTFSDDSTTEFTVPARDYAGANEDYEGGDMDMDMGGEG, encoded by the coding sequence ATGCGCACTCGACACGTCACCACCCTCTCCGCCCTCTCGGCCGCAGCCCTGCTCGCCCTGACCGGCTGCAGTGCCGGAGCCTCCGGCAGCCCCTCCGCCGAGGTCGCGCCCGCCGCGACCGAGGTGAGCATCACCGACGGCTGGGTGAAGGCCGCCGACTCCGGCATGTCCGCCGCGTTCGGTGAGCTGGAGAACTCCGGCACCGAGGACGTCACCGTCGTGTCCGCCACCTCCGCCGCGTCCTCCGAGCTGGAGCTGCACGAGACCGTGGCGAACGAGTCGGGCGAGATGGTGATGCGCGCCAAGGAGAGCGGCTTCACGATCCCCGCCGGCGGCAGCCTCGAGCTCGCCCCCGGCGGGAACCACATCATGCTGATGGACCTCACCGCGCCGATCGTCGCCGGAGACGAGGTCACCGTCACCCTCACCTTCTCGGACGACTCCACGACGGAGTTCACCGTCCCGGCGCGCGACTACGCCGGCGCGAACGAGGACTACGAGGGCGGCGACATGGACATGGACATGGGCGGAGAGGGCTGA
- a CDS encoding copper resistance protein CopC, whose amino-acid sequence MTSRPLRRLPAALAALALAGVLIGTAGPVQAHDQLISSTPGSGEHFTNSPAEVTLTYSEDVLTIGALVLVTDMDGIDHVSGPVELTDSTVTAPLEAALPGGSYDLKWRVVSADGHPIAGVVPFTVGDGASAQAAAVAESTPTIEPTVVAAASSQAPPDVLRPVLIGLTGAVLAVAAFLLITRRRGRPSTTTEDRTSS is encoded by the coding sequence ATGACCTCTCGACCCCTGCGACGGCTTCCCGCCGCGCTGGCAGCCCTCGCCCTGGCGGGCGTCCTGATCGGGACGGCCGGGCCCGTCCAGGCGCACGACCAGCTGATCAGCAGCACTCCCGGCTCCGGTGAGCACTTCACGAACTCGCCCGCGGAGGTGACGCTGACGTACTCCGAGGACGTCCTCACGATCGGCGCGCTGGTCCTCGTCACCGACATGGACGGCATCGACCACGTGTCCGGCCCGGTCGAGCTGACCGACTCGACGGTCACCGCTCCGCTCGAGGCGGCGCTTCCGGGCGGCTCCTACGACCTCAAGTGGCGGGTGGTCTCCGCCGACGGCCACCCGATCGCGGGCGTCGTCCCCTTCACCGTCGGCGACGGCGCCTCGGCGCAGGCCGCGGCCGTGGCGGAATCCACCCCGACCATCGAGCCGACCGTCGTCGCAGCCGCCTCCTCGCAGGCCCCGCCGGACGTCCTCCGACCGGTTCTCATCGGTCTGACCGGCGCGGTCCTCGCCGTCGCGGCCTTCCTCCTGATCACCCGCCGCCGCGGGCGGCCCTCGACCACCACCGAAGACCGGACGTCGTCGTGA
- a CDS encoding cytochrome c oxidase assembly protein produces MAQASTSVDDDLLPPQRPLAAPLRGAEASLLLAIPAAVAVALLGLSYTGAFSVETRLIDPGDLVTRGLPIARVLHDSAASLTIGLLTAATFLLPGQRIAPGVVSYSQNRALRWATWSAAVWVASAIAVLVFTAANTIGQPLDAPGFRTQLVFYATRIELGQTLVASTACATAVLLLTLFSRRLAWVAAATAIAVLALLPLSLSGHAAGADEHANAVNSLAVHLIGVTAWAGGLAAVILLRRTVGAQLGVVVARYSVLAGWALGAVAFSGLVNASLRIEDLDDLGTPYGQLLIVKAVALLALGGAGLGHRLRLIPRLRADPADRRAFVAVAVGEVVVMALTIGVSVALSNSAPPVSQDPISGDVRRSLLGFRYPPEVTPERMLDQWHLDAVWLGIAVVGAALYVSAVLRLRRRGDAWPLGRTVAWVAGCAALAYTTSGGPAVYGQVHFSTHMIQHMLLMMVVPPLLVLGGPVLLALRVLPVRRDGGRGLREWILAVVHSRYLAVLSRAPVAAVLFAGSLVVFYYTGWFEWAMFSHQGHVLMTLHFLATGYLFFWVLIGVDPGPNRPGHVLRLLVMLATLAFHAFFGLAIMSQTTVLAASWWTALGYTDTEALLADQGVGGGIAWSAGEIPMVLIALVVVAQWVRSEERTAKRYDRRADRDGEAELTAYNDRLNRLDSWSTPRPTTTKETDR; encoded by the coding sequence GTGGCACAAGCATCGACATCGGTCGACGACGACCTCCTCCCGCCTCAGCGGCCGCTCGCCGCTCCTCTCCGCGGGGCGGAGGCGTCCCTCCTGCTCGCGATACCGGCGGCGGTCGCCGTCGCCCTGCTGGGCCTGTCGTACACCGGGGCGTTCTCGGTGGAGACGCGGCTGATCGACCCCGGCGACCTGGTGACGCGGGGCCTGCCGATCGCGCGGGTCCTGCACGACTCCGCCGCGTCGCTGACCATCGGCCTGCTCACCGCGGCCACCTTCCTGCTGCCCGGGCAGCGCATCGCGCCGGGCGTCGTCTCGTACTCGCAGAACCGCGCCCTGCGCTGGGCGACCTGGTCGGCCGCGGTCTGGGTGGCGTCCGCGATCGCTGTCCTCGTGTTCACGGCGGCGAACACGATCGGGCAGCCGCTGGACGCGCCGGGCTTCCGGACGCAGCTCGTGTTCTACGCCACGCGGATCGAGCTGGGGCAGACGCTCGTGGCCTCGACGGCGTGCGCGACGGCCGTCCTCCTCCTCACCCTGTTCTCGCGGCGGCTGGCCTGGGTGGCGGCGGCGACCGCGATCGCAGTGCTGGCGCTGCTCCCCCTCTCGCTGTCCGGGCACGCCGCCGGCGCCGACGAGCACGCGAACGCGGTGAACAGCCTGGCCGTGCACCTGATCGGAGTGACGGCCTGGGCCGGCGGGCTCGCCGCGGTGATCCTGCTGCGGCGGACCGTCGGCGCCCAGCTCGGCGTGGTCGTCGCGCGCTACTCGGTGCTGGCCGGCTGGGCGCTCGGGGCGGTCGCCTTCTCGGGTCTGGTGAACGCGTCGCTCCGGATCGAGGACCTCGACGACCTGGGCACGCCCTACGGGCAGCTGCTGATCGTCAAGGCCGTCGCGCTGCTCGCCCTCGGCGGCGCGGGCCTCGGGCACCGGCTGCGGCTGATCCCGCGGCTGCGCGCCGACCCGGCCGACCGCCGCGCGTTCGTCGCGGTCGCGGTCGGCGAGGTGGTGGTGATGGCGCTGACCATCGGCGTCTCGGTGGCGCTCTCGAACAGCGCGCCGCCGGTCTCGCAGGACCCGATCAGCGGAGACGTCCGGCGCAGTCTGCTCGGCTTCCGCTACCCGCCCGAGGTCACACCCGAGCGGATGCTCGACCAGTGGCACCTCGACGCCGTCTGGCTCGGGATCGCGGTCGTCGGCGCCGCCCTCTACGTGTCGGCGGTCCTGAGGCTGCGGCGCCGCGGCGACGCCTGGCCGCTCGGGCGCACCGTCGCCTGGGTGGCCGGCTGCGCGGCCCTCGCCTACACGACCAGCGGCGGCCCGGCCGTGTACGGGCAGGTGCACTTCAGCACCCACATGATCCAGCACATGCTGCTGATGATGGTCGTGCCGCCGCTGCTCGTGCTCGGCGGACCGGTGCTGCTCGCTCTGCGGGTGCTGCCGGTGCGCCGCGACGGCGGGCGCGGGCTGCGCGAGTGGATCCTCGCCGTCGTGCACTCCCGCTACCTCGCCGTGCTGTCGCGGGCGCCCGTCGCCGCCGTGCTCTTCGCCGGCAGCCTGGTCGTCTTCTACTACACCGGCTGGTTCGAGTGGGCGATGTTCAGCCACCAGGGCCACGTCCTGATGACCCTGCACTTCCTCGCCACGGGCTACCTCTTCTTCTGGGTCCTGATCGGCGTCGACCCCGGCCCGAACCGGCCCGGCCACGTGCTGAGGCTGCTGGTGATGCTCGCGACGCTGGCGTTCCACGCCTTCTTCGGCCTGGCGATCATGTCGCAGACCACCGTGCTGGCCGCGTCCTGGTGGACCGCGCTCGGGTACACCGACACGGAGGCGCTGCTCGCCGACCAGGGCGTCGGCGGAGGGATCGCCTGGTCGGCGGGCGAGATCCCGATGGTGCTGATCGCCCTCGTCGTGGTCGCGCAGTGGGTGCGCTCCGAGGAGAGGACCGCGAAGCGCTACGACCGGCGCGCCGACCGCGACGGCGAGGCCGAGCTCACCGCCTACAACGACCGTCTGAACCGGCTCGACAGCTGGAGCACTCCCCGTCCGACCACCACGAAGGAGACCGACCGATGA